The Flavobacteriales bacterium genome window below encodes:
- a CDS encoding queuosine precursor transporter, with product MTEPKKQQAHLLFLILAGIFIASLVACNLIFQKFFTWSPFGWYTFEISVGILPYPITFLVTDIISEIYGRKKANQVVLSGLIASVFVMGVVLLSSAAEATAWSPVNEDQFNHVFGMTGAAVGASMAAYLAAQFVDIRLFHFWKRLTNGKHLWLRNNFSTIISQLVDTTVVLVVLCSRGAIPWDKFPSLLENGFLFKVLVALADTIPFYICTWMCRRAFGLKFGEEIRD from the coding sequence ATGACCGAACCGAAGAAACAACAAGCCCACCTCCTCTTTCTTATCCTTGCCGGCATTTTCATCGCCTCACTGGTCGCCTGTAACCTGATCTTTCAAAAATTCTTTACCTGGAGCCCCTTCGGCTGGTATACCTTTGAGATATCCGTTGGCATCCTGCCTTACCCCATCACCTTCCTCGTCACCGATATTATTTCTGAGATTTACGGACGAAAAAAAGCGAACCAGGTCGTCCTCTCCGGTCTCATCGCCAGCGTATTTGTCATGGGGGTGGTGCTGCTGTCCTCCGCCGCCGAAGCTACCGCATGGTCGCCGGTAAACGAAGACCAGTTCAATCATGTATTCGGGATGACAGGCGCAGCGGTTGGCGCATCCATGGCCGCCTACCTGGCCGCGCAGTTTGTGGACATCCGCCTGTTTCATTTCTGGAAACGCCTGACCAATGGTAAGCACCTCTGGCTTCGGAATAATTTTTCTACTATCATTTCCCAACTGGTGGATACCACCGTCGTTCTGGTGGTACTTTGCAGCCGCGGTGCAATACCATGGGATAAATTCCCGTCTCTTCTTGAAAACGGTTTTTTGTTTAAAGTGCTGGTCGCCCTGGCAGATACCATTCCTTTTTACATCTGCACCTGGATGTGCAGAAGGGCATTCGGCCTGAAATTCGGAGAGGAAATAAGGGATTGA